Proteins encoded within one genomic window of Humulus lupulus chromosome 1, drHumLupu1.1, whole genome shotgun sequence:
- the LOC133792515 gene encoding probable LRR receptor-like serine/threonine-protein kinase RKF3: MSFSALFLIAVRALLLLSFFNFVALSQLQNDAASCPLNFTVLRQLAPSPRRRSLDVTNECRYVLQSLRLVQSNYLRLTNSFVPPLNSSDSCWSDYQTLLKDYVPNFDIRSKCGFQTSWISQGCMNITTRAQFEAVVPKSVVNGIVDNCNQSLLNGSPCAACTTSLSNLRALYLTGTSIGNVSDCTAYPSIYAAAFANQFGPTDIGTANCLFLLDLTTQSSAGMKKRKKIVILIALIGSGLGLLVIIGGVWLLWHKHMEYKVKKRKEELSKDRERGLGSALESISGSTNLIKFTFDEIKKATRNFSRDNIVGRGGYGNVYKGVLLDGSEVALKRFKNCSASGDANFAHEVEVIASVRHVNLVALRGYCIATTPFEGHQRIIVCDLMKNGSLYDHLFGSPDNKLSWPNRQNIALGTARGLAYLHYGAQPSIIHRDIKANNILLDETFEAKVADFGLAKFTPEGMTHLSTRVAGTMGYVAPEYALYGQLTERSDVYSFGVVLLELLSGKKALLVNDESQPSLVTDWAWSLVREGRALDVIEDNMPEKGVPEILEKYVLVAVLCSHPQLYARPTMDQVVKMLETDLSVPSIPERPIPLVADLDDIERSVSSSGSGNLSSSGFHQYHS, translated from the coding sequence ATGTCCTTCTCTGCCCTCTTCCTCATCGCCGTCCGGGCCTTATTACTGCTCTCCTTCTTCAACTTCGTCGCCCTATCTCAGCTTCAAAACGATGCCGCTTCGTGCCCTTTGAACTTCACCGTCCTTCGGCAACTGGCCCCAAGCCCTAGACGACGTTCTCTCGACGTCACCAACGAGTGCCGGTATGTCCTCCAAAGTCTCCGACTCGTCCAGTCTAACTATCTCCGACTCACCAACTCGTTTGTCCCTCCTCTCAACTCGTCTGACTCGTGCTGGTCCGATTACCAAACCCTGCTTAAGGATTACGTTCCTAATTTTGATATTCGATCCAAGTGTGGCTTTCAAACCAGCTGGATCTCCCAGGGTTGCATGAACATCACCACCAGGGCGCAGTTCGAAGCCGTCGTCCCCAAGTCGGTGGTGAATGGTATCGTTGATAATTGTAACCAGTCGCTTCTTAATGGTTCGCCCTGCGCCGCTTGCACAACCAGCCTGTCCAATTTGCGGGCCTTGTATTTGACCGGAACCTCCATCGGGAACGTCTCCGATTGCACGGCGTACCCGTCGATTTATGCGGCGGCTTTCGCCAACCAATTTGGACCCACCGATATAGGAACGGCCAACTGCTTGTTTTTGCTCGATTTGACGACTCAGAGCTCAGCAGGTATGAAAAAACGGAAGAAAATTGTGATTTTGATCGCTTTGATTGGTTCTGGTTTAGGGTTGCTGGTGATAATTGGTGGGGTTTGGTTGTTATGGCATAAACATATGGAGTATAAGGTGAAGAAGAGGAAGGAGGAACTCTCTAAAGATAGAGAGAGAGGTTTGGGCTCGGCTTTGGAGTCCATTAGTGGTAGTACTAATTTGataaagtttacttttgatgagatTAAGAAGGCAACTAGAAACTTCTCTAGGGATAACATAGTTGGGAGAGGAGGGTATGGGAATGTTTATAAAGGAGTATTGCTTGATGGTAGTGAAGTTGCTTTGAAGAGATTTAAGAATTGTTCAGCTTCAGGTGATGCCAATTTTGCTCATGAGGTTGAGGTTATTGCTAGTGTTAGACATGTCAACCTTGTTGCTTTGAGAGGTTATTGTATTGCTACTACTCCCTTTGAGGGTCATCAAAGAATCATTGTGTGTGATTTGATGAAAAATGGTAGTCTTTATGACCACTTGTTTGGATCTCCTGATAACAAGCTCAGTTGGCCTAATCGACAAAATATTGCCCTGGGGACCGCAAGGGGTTTGGCATATTTGCATTATGGGGCACAACCCTCAATCATCCACAGAGATATTAAAGCTAACAATATACTTTTGGATGAGACTTTTGAAGCCAAGGTAGCGGATTTTGGACTTGCAAAGTTCACACCTGAGGGAATGACACATTTGAGCACGAGGGTAGCTGGAACCATGGGATATGTAGCTCCAGAGTATGCCTTGTATGGCCAGTTGACAGAGAGAAGTGATGTGTACAGCTTTGGTGTTGTGCTTCTTGAGCTTCTAAGTGGGAAGAAAGCACTCCTTGTGAATGATGAGAGTCAACCCTCTCTTGTAACAGATTGGGCATGGTCTTTAGTAAGGGAAGGGAGAGCTTTAGATGTTATTGAAGATAATATGCCAGAAAAGGGTGTGCCTGAAATCTTAGAGAAGTATGTGTTAGTTGCTGTTCTCTGTTCTCATCCACAGTTGTATGCCAGGCCAACTATGGATCAGGTTGTGAAAATGTTAGAAACAGACTTGTCAGTGCCCAGTATCCCGGAAAGACCAATTCCTCTAGTAGCTGATCTTGATGACATTGAAAGATCTGTCAGCAGTAGTGGCTCGGGTAATCTCTCGAGTTCTGGCTTTCATCAATATCACAGTTGA